Proteins encoded within one genomic window of Armatimonadota bacterium:
- a CDS encoding helix-turn-helix transcriptional regulator — MNDNLRGRRQTRYEPELAQSAKKMLEASGLTREEVARRSNISPEWLRQLLNLGRVISDDLLADFAEAVGGDVDELLVAAGRKQPPSGDLVKTVELALRSVSGLSQEDADDIMKIVTEVSRRDHSRHL; from the coding sequence ATGAACGATAATTTACGAGGCAGACGACAAACCAGATATGAGCCCGAACTGGCGCAATCAGCAAAAAAGATGCTGGAGGCGTCGGGTCTTACGCGTGAGGAAGTTGCCAGACGGAGCAATATAAGTCCCGAGTGGCTCCGCCAACTGCTAAACCTCGGCAGGGTAATATCGGATGACCTGCTGGCTGATTTTGCCGAAGCTGTCGGCGGTGACGTTGATGAACTTCTTGTTGCGGCAGGCCGCAAGCAGCCTCCATCAGGGGATCTGGTTAAAACTGTCGAACTTGCTCTGCGCAGTGTATCCGGCCTCTCGCAAGAAGATGCGGATGATATCATGAAGATCGTGACCGAGGTCTCCCGGCGCGATCATAGCCGTCATTTATGA